Proteins encoded within one genomic window of Thermococcus celer Vu 13 = JCM 8558:
- a CDS encoding Lrp/AsnC family transcriptional regulator: MVAPLDGTDLRLLKELRENARENIASLSKKLGIPRTTVHYRIKKLVEEGVIEKFTIKPNYKKLDLGTTAFILARYDPDSGMSQREVAERIAALEGVYEVHIIAGEWDLLIKVRAPSSEEVGKIVVDKLREIKGIGQTVTMVSFVTVKEEL; encoded by the coding sequence ATGGTAGCACCACTCGATGGCACCGATTTGAGGCTGTTGAAGGAGTTGAGGGAGAACGCGAGGGAGAACATAGCGAGCCTCAGCAAGAAGCTCGGGATTCCAAGGACCACAGTCCACTACCGCATCAAGAAGCTCGTTGAGGAGGGTGTAATAGAGAAGTTCACCATCAAGCCAAACTACAAGAAGCTCGACCTCGGCACCACGGCCTTCATACTCGCCAGGTACGATCCGGACTCAGGTATGAGCCAGAGGGAAGTGGCCGAGAGGATAGCGGCCCTTGAGGGAGTCTACGAGGTCCACATAATCGCGGGTGAGTGGGACCTCCTAATAAAGGTGCGCGCCCCGAGCTCCGAGGAGGTCGGGAAGATAGTCGTTGATAAACTGAGGGAGATAAAGGGCATCGGGCAGACGGTAACTATGGTGTCCTTCGTGACGGTCAAGGAGGAGCTCTAA